TGGAAGAGATCATGAAAGAGGCGGTCGCGGCAGAGGCCGATCTCATCGTCATGGGCTCCCACGGCAGAAGCGCTTTGAAGACCGCGGTCATCGGCAGCGTCACCCTCGGCGTCATCCACGGAGATGCAAAGACCCCCGTCCTTGTCGTGAAGAAATGAGTCCGGAGAGACTGAACTTCAACGCATTCGGGGGAGACTGACACACAATTAGGCAAAAGGGAAGGGCCCCGATGTTTTACGGAAGGTTTCCACGAAAGATGAACGATGCCGGGATCAGTCTGAGACCGCTGAGGCTCCGCGATTGCCCATTCTTGCAGCGGAACTTGAGAGACGCTGACATACTGTCGGCGGACGGGTTGGAACTGCCTGCTACTCGCTCGTGGGTTTCCCTCTGGTGGTGGCTGAAAAAAACGTACGCCCTTTCCTTCGTCATTCGATTAGATTCCCGGCGTATCGGATTTATCGGCATTTGCAACCTCATGCTCGGCGAATCTGCGGAGATGAGTCTCGTGATATGCGGAAGAACGGAGAGACACCGGGGGTACGGGAGTCGCGCCTTTTCCCTCATTGAAGAGAATCTTAATCGTCATCACCTGACCGAAAAGATTCTCGTGAGAGTCAGGCGGGACAACCACGAAGCGCTCTCCTTCTGGCGGAAATGTGGCTTTCAAGGACTTCCGGGCTCCGGGAATACTCTCGTAATGGGCAGAGATATGGGACATCACCGCAGTCTCTTCAGCGCCTGCAGGACGGTTCACGGGTGAGAAAGTTCTATCAGGATGCATCCGGGGCGGTACGATGAAAGCTATGGTATTAACGGAACTCTCCGATCTTAGGGAAAACCGGTCACCTCTTAGACCCACTGAACTCCCCGTCCCGGAACCGAAAGATAACGAGATCCTCATAAAGATTTCGGCGTGCGGGGTCTGTCATACCGAACTTGACGAAATAGAGGGGAGAACCCCGCCGTCGAGACTCCCTATCATTCCGGGCCATCAGGTCATCGGCAGAATCGAGGGGAGGGGGGCCAAGGCAAGACGATTCAGGGCCGGAGAGCGGGTCGGAATCGCCTGGATACATTACGCCTGCGGGAGATGTCACTTCTGCCTCGGAGGGTACGAGAACCTCTGTGATGCATTCAAGGCTACCGGCAGGGACGTTGACGGGGGTTATGGAGAATATACTACGGTGCACGAAAATTTTGCATACAGGATTCCCGAGGTATTCTCGGATTCTGAGGCGGCTCCGCTGCTCTGTGCCGGCGCGGTAGGATACCGCTCCCTGAAATTGTGCGGGCTGAAGGATGGAGAAACCCTGGGGCTCACCGGTTTCGGCGCCTCGGCCCATCTTGTCATCATGACCGCCCGATATCTCTATCCGAACTCACGGGTCTTTGTCTTCTCGAGGACCGACAGGGAAAGGGATTTTGCGAGAGAACTCGGCGCCTTCTGGGCAGGGGCCATCGGGGATGCCCCCACCGAAAAACTGCGGGCCGCGATCGATACGACTCCCGCCTGGAAGCCGGTTCTCGAAACCTTACAGAATCTGGAGAAGGGAGGGAGGCTTGTCATCAACGCGATCAGAAAAGAGGAGGGGGATAAAGATGCCCTGCTCGGACTCGATTATCCCCGTCACATCTGGATGGAGAAGGAGATAAAGAGCGTCGCCAATGTCGGGAGGAACGATGTCGAAGAATTCCTGAGGATAGCGGGAGAGATGCCGATCAGACCGCAGATCGAGGAGTTCGGACTCGAAGAGGCAAACGAGGCATTGGGAGAGCTGAAGGAACGAAGGATTCGCGGGGCAAAGGTCTTGCGGATCGGATAGCCCGCCTCGCGATTTCGGCGTTCGCGGGTAAACGTTATATCGCCGAGCTTTCGGGAAGGGTGAAGATGTCTCTTCAGCCCTATTGACAACGGCGCACTGAAAGAAATAAACTCCGTCCTATTGCAAACACCGGAAAAGTTGCTATAATCCGAACATGCGGACCTTCGTCAGCGAATCTCGGGAGGGACACGCGGAGAGCAGACTGAATCGAAAACCTGAAACCAGAAAAAGGAGGGAGATATGAAAGGAAACAAGAGACTCATCG
Above is a window of Thermodesulfovibrionales bacterium DNA encoding:
- a CDS encoding zinc-dependent alcohol dehydrogenase family protein translates to MKAMVLTELSDLRENRSPLRPTELPVPEPKDNEILIKISACGVCHTELDEIEGRTPPSRLPIIPGHQVIGRIEGRGAKARRFRAGERVGIAWIHYACGRCHFCLGGYENLCDAFKATGRDVDGGYGEYTTVHENFAYRIPEVFSDSEAAPLLCAGAVGYRSLKLCGLKDGETLGLTGFGASAHLVIMTARYLYPNSRVFVFSRTDRERDFARELGAFWAGAIGDAPTEKLRAAIDTTPAWKPVLETLQNLEKGGRLVINAIRKEEGDKDALLGLDYPRHIWMEKEIKSVANVGRNDVEEFLRIAGEMPIRPQIEEFGLEEANEALGELKERRIRGAKVLRIG
- a CDS encoding GNAT family N-acetyltransferase, with the translated sequence MFYGRFPRKMNDAGISLRPLRLRDCPFLQRNLRDADILSADGLELPATRSWVSLWWWLKKTYALSFVIRLDSRRIGFIGICNLMLGESAEMSLVICGRTERHRGYGSRAFSLIEENLNRHHLTEKILVRVRRDNHEALSFWRKCGFQGLPGSGNTLVMGRDMGHHRSLFSACRTVHG